One part of the Xylanivirga thermophila genome encodes these proteins:
- a CDS encoding TMEM165/GDT1 family protein has protein sequence MIKLFFSTFILIFLAELGDKTQLATMLMAAKSNHIWPVFLGSSLALICSSFMGVILGNLLTKLIPANYIQTGAGIAFVIIGILLIIGKL, from the coding sequence ATGATAAAACTTTTTTTTAGTACTTTTATTCTCATATTTCTTGCAGAATTAGGCGATAAAACTCAATTAGCCACCATGCTTATGGCGGCTAAGTCAAATCATATATGGCCGGTATTCTTAGGATCCAGTCTTGCCCTTATCTGTTCCTCTTTTATGGGAGTAATTTTAGGAAACCTTTTAACGAAGTTAATACCTGCAAACTATATACAAACAGGAGCTGGTATTGCATTCGTTATAATAGGCATACTGCTGATAATTGGGAAGCTATAA